The window AGTATCATGCACGATACAATAGGAGGGTACAACCTGTTGCGGCTTTAAAAAAGCTCACTTGGGACACAGATTTCATTCATATTAAATTCTTTCCGGTGCCTTGCGGTCACTGCTTGCAGAACCTCACCAGTCCTTTTTCATACTAAGGGGCATCAGGAAAGTCTTTACATTATCCACATGAATCAACAACAGCGAAATTAAAAATCACTTAAAAAAGAAAAAGCCCCTTCCCATACAGTTTGGAGACCAAAGGGAAAGAGCTGAAATCAGTTATTTAATTTAATTAAAAACCTTTACAAATTTATGAAAAATTCCTATTCTAATATAGGAGGTATTTTCTTTGGCCTTATGTTTACCGCTGTAAGCATTTCTACACAGGCACAAAAACGCACCATTTCCGGTACCGTTACTTCATCAGAACAACCTTTAGCAGGAGCAACAGTCTCTCAGGAAGGCAGTGATGAGGTCGTTATCACCGGTAAAAACGGAACCTACCAACTGGAGGTTGCTAAAGAAAATCCTATCCTATTGTTCAGGCATCCTGATTATGCTGAAAAAACTATCACAGCTAATAATCAGACCGTCGTTAATATAAGCTTAGAACAAAAAGTAAAGGGAATCGAAGAAGTTATTCTCAACGCAGGCTACTACAAGGTTAAAGACAGAGAAAGAACCGGTAGTATTGCCAAAGTTTCAGCAAAAGATATAGAAAATCAACCTGTAAACAATGTCTTGTCGGCATTACAGGGAAGAGTCGCAGGAGTCAGCATTACACAGAATTCAAGTGTTCCGGGCGGAGGTTACGACGTACAGATAAGAGGAAGAAGCAGTTTAAGAAGCTATGCAACGACAGGTACTGACGGCAACAGGCCGTTATATATTGTGGATGGCGTTCCATTACCTCAAATCAATGATTTCAATACGGGAATGTCCGGTACAATACTCCCATACAGTGAAACTAATCCATTAAATTCTATCAATCCTGACGATATCGAATCTCTTGAGGTTTTAAAGGATGCCGATGCTACAGCTATCTACGGAAGCAAGGGCGCCAATGGTGTTATTCTGATTACTACCAAAAAAGGGAAGAAGGAGAGAACCGAGGTCAACTTGAGAACAAGTTACGGAATTGGAGAAATGACCAATCTACCCAAGATGATGAATCTTGAGGAGTATACAGCAATGCGGAAACGTGCTTTTAAAAACGATGGAGTAGCAGTTCCTTCTAATGCGTATGATATTAATGGGGTATGGAATCCAACTAAATTTACCGACTGGCAGAAATATTTCGTTGGCAACAGAGCTGAGTTTTCAGATGTGCAGATCGGTATATCAGGAGGTAGTGGCTCTACGCAATTCTCAGTGACAGGCGGTCATAATGAAGAAACCACAGTTTTTCCTGGGAACTATCGATACACCCGAAACAATCTCTCGGTTAATTTCAATCACACCAGTTCTGACCGTAAGTTTCAAATCGCATTTAACGGAACAGGTTCTTTACAGGACAACGTTTTACCTCCAACTGATTTTAACCTCGTGTATGCCGGTCTGACACCGAATGCTCCGGATCTTTATATGTCAAACGGTATGATCAACTGGGAAAATAATACCTTCACCAATCCTATGGCTGCTGCTACGCAGACCTATTCTGTAAAGACAAAAAGTTTAAATGCCAATATTACAACAAGCTATGCTATTGGAAAGGGGTTCAGTCTCAATTTAAACAATGGTTACAGTACGTACAACGCTGACGATCAAAAGATTTTTCCAAAGACGACCTACAATCCCTCCAGTAATATAGGCAGCAGTAATTCTTCTACAAGAAAAGGCCAAAAGCTCAATCAAAGCTGGATTCTGGAACCTCAGCTGAACTACGAAAAAAGATTGGAAAATCATCAGTTTTCGGCCTTGTTGGGAGGTTCATTGCAGGAACAGAAATCTGATAACATTGTTTTATTAGGAAGAAATTTTCCGTCAGACGAAATGCTGACTAATATTGCGGCGGCTGCTACGATTACCATTCCGAGCGCTAATGAGTCTCTGTACCGTTATCAGGCACTTTATGCCAGATTTAATTATGGTTACAAAAAAAGATATTTCATTAATTTGACAGGTAGGCGAGACGGATCCAGCAGATTTGGTTCCGACCGAAGATATGCCAATTTTGGAGCGGTAGGAGCAGCGTGGTTATTTTCCGAAGAAAATTTCTTAAAAAAACAGTCATGGCTAAGTTTCGGAAAACTGAGAACCAGTTATGGTGTTGCAGGCAATGACCAAATTGGTGATTATCAGTATTACGACACCTACCAATCTACTGGCGGTTCTTATGGCGGTTCTTCAGGAATCATTCCTCAGCGTCTTTACAACAAAAATTTTGGTTGGGAGGTTACCCGCAAATTTGAAGTGGCATTAGAGTTAGGATTATTGAAGCAGCGACTGAACTTTAATGTGGGTTATTACCACAATACAAGTTCCAACCAGCTTATTGGAATTCCTATGCCGGGGACTGTAGGTTTCACGACTATTCAGGCTAATCTTGATGCTACGGTAAGAAACAGAGGTCTGGAAGTATCCGTTAATACCGTTAATATCCAAAATGATCAGTGGAAATGGAGTACCAATCTCAATTTTACACTGCCGGAGAATAAGTTGCTTGAATTTCCGAATCTTGAAAAATCCACTTACGCCAACCGGTTTGAAATCGGAAAGTCTACTTCGATGGTTAAGCTTTATCAGTATACAGGAATTAACCCTGTAACCGGTCTGTACACTTTTAATGATGTTAATAAGGATGGTGTCATGAATAGTGCGGATCGTATCATCAGTAAAGAAATCAAAGAATATTGGTATGGAGGTTTACAGAACAGTATTCAGTATAAAAACTGGAGCTTTGATGTTCTGTTGCAATTTATCAAACAGAGTCAGTATAATATCAATTCGCTCTACGGAAACATCGGTTACATGACGAATATGCCGGCTGTGTTTAACGATTACTGGACACCAGATAACCCAGATGCACAGTTCCAACAGCCCAGTGCCGGATTCAATCCAGCTGCTGCCACAGCAAGCTCACTGTTCAACAGCAGTGATGCAACGGTTTCTGATATGTTCACGGTACGGGTGAAAAACGCAACATTAAGCTATGCTATTCCCACTAAGGAAAAAACAAGGATGAAAGTGAAGGTATTTATGAGCGGACAGAATCTTTTTGTCTTCTCAGATTACAAGGAAGGAAATCCTGAATTCACTGTCGCAGGATACAGCAGTCCGCTGCGCGTTATCAGTTTCGGGCTTACATTAACCTATTAAAAAGTTTTATCATGAAAAGTAATTATATAAAAAATACCATTGTTGTAAACATCACTTTTTTTACGCTTCTGATGTTTTATAGCTGTGACCGCTTTACGGATGTCGGATTACCAAAAAGCCAGATCACAAGGGATGTGGTATTTAATGACGATGAGCTGGCAAAATCTGCCATGGCCGCTGTATACCGGTCAGCGTATGAAACAGGCTTTATATCGGGCGGAACTTCGGGAGCACAAATTCTCTTTGGTACTTATGCGGATGAGCTGCAATCCTATGCGAGTGCAACAAGCGATGCTACCATTTTTTATCAGTTGAGTCATCTGGCTAGTGCCACAAAAATCAACAGTCTGTGGACGGCCACCTATACCCAGCTTTATAATATCAATTCAATCATTGAAGGGGTGGAAAATTCTGAAAATCTGAGTCTGGAAGTGAAAAACCGTCTTAAAGGGGAAGCTCTTTTTATGAGGTCCATTTTACATCTTTATCTGGTTCAGACCTATGGAGCGATTCCCTATGTTAATTCCACCAGCTATGAAGTCAATCAAAGTATTGGGAAAAGCAATATCACTACGGTTTATAATTTATGCAAATCCGATTTGCAGGCAGCGGCTAATCTGCTTCCAGCTACTTTACCTGCGGGCAACAGGATTTATCCTACCAAAATGGCTGCTTATACCTTATTAGCAAGGATTGCGTACTATGAAAAAAATTGGGAAGATGCAGTTCAATATTCCACTATGGTGATTACTAACACACTGTACAAAATGGAAACGGATTTGAATAAAGTATTTTTAAAAGACAGTACCGGAAGTATATTTCAGCTGCTGCCTTTCAATTCAACTTCCAGTACTTCTACGGGAAATGTTTTTATATTAAACACAGCACCGCCGACCAATGTGGCTCTGCGTCAGGATTTCGTAAATGAATTTGAGTCCGGGGACGGACGTAAGACGTCATGGATTGGTCAAAAGACCGATTCACAAGGACAAATTTATTATTATCCTTATAAATACAAACAGTTTACGACGGGTCCCAGTTCAACGGAGTATTCTGTAGTGCTCAGGGTGGAGGAGCTATACCTAATCAGAGCAGAAGCATACATTCAAAAAAATCAATATGATTTAGCTGTGGCAGATCTGAACAAAGTAAGGAACAGAGCAGGTTTACCCTCACTGGCGGTTACAACTGATCCGATGTTTTTAAACAATGCTTTACTAAAAGAACGCAGGTGCGAACTCTTTACTGAATTTGGTCACCGGTTTTTTGATC is drawn from Chryseobacterium muglaense and contains these coding sequences:
- a CDS encoding SusC/RagA family TonB-linked outer membrane protein, which encodes MKNSYSNIGGIFFGLMFTAVSISTQAQKRTISGTVTSSEQPLAGATVSQEGSDEVVITGKNGTYQLEVAKENPILLFRHPDYAEKTITANNQTVVNISLEQKVKGIEEVILNAGYYKVKDRERTGSIAKVSAKDIENQPVNNVLSALQGRVAGVSITQNSSVPGGGYDVQIRGRSSLRSYATTGTDGNRPLYIVDGVPLPQINDFNTGMSGTILPYSETNPLNSINPDDIESLEVLKDADATAIYGSKGANGVILITTKKGKKERTEVNLRTSYGIGEMTNLPKMMNLEEYTAMRKRAFKNDGVAVPSNAYDINGVWNPTKFTDWQKYFVGNRAEFSDVQIGISGGSGSTQFSVTGGHNEETTVFPGNYRYTRNNLSVNFNHTSSDRKFQIAFNGTGSLQDNVLPPTDFNLVYAGLTPNAPDLYMSNGMINWENNTFTNPMAAATQTYSVKTKSLNANITTSYAIGKGFSLNLNNGYSTYNADDQKIFPKTTYNPSSNIGSSNSSTRKGQKLNQSWILEPQLNYEKRLENHQFSALLGGSLQEQKSDNIVLLGRNFPSDEMLTNIAAAATITIPSANESLYRYQALYARFNYGYKKRYFINLTGRRDGSSRFGSDRRYANFGAVGAAWLFSEENFLKKQSWLSFGKLRTSYGVAGNDQIGDYQYYDTYQSTGGSYGGSSGIIPQRLYNKNFGWEVTRKFEVALELGLLKQRLNFNVGYYHNTSSNQLIGIPMPGTVGFTTIQANLDATVRNRGLEVSVNTVNIQNDQWKWSTNLNFTLPENKLLEFPNLEKSTYANRFEIGKSTSMVKLYQYTGINPVTGLYTFNDVNKDGVMNSADRIISKEIKEYWYGGLQNSIQYKNWSFDVLLQFIKQSQYNINSLYGNIGYMTNMPAVFNDYWTPDNPDAQFQQPSAGFNPAAATASSLFNSSDATVSDMFTVRVKNATLSYAIPTKEKTRMKVKVFMSGQNLFVFSDYKEGNPEFTVAGYSSPLRVISFGLTLTY
- a CDS encoding RagB/SusD family nutrient uptake outer membrane protein, producing MAAVYRSAYETGFISGGTSGAQILFGTYADELQSYASATSDATIFYQLSHLASATKINSLWTATYTQLYNINSIIEGVENSENLSLEVKNRLKGEALFMRSILHLYLVQTYGAIPYVNSTSYEVNQSIGKSNITTVYNLCKSDLQAAANLLPATLPAGNRIYPTKMAAYTLLARIAYYEKNWEDAVQYSTMVITNTLYKMETDLNKVFLKDSTGSIFQLLPFNSTSSTSTGNVFILNTAPPTNVALRQDFVNEFESGDGRKTSWIGQKTDSQGQIYYYPYKYKQFTTGPSSTEYSVVLRVEELYLIRAEAYIQKNQYDLAVADLNKVRNRAGLPSLAVTTDPMFLNNALLKERRCELFTEFGHRFFDLRHHNLLDVVMSSKKTNWKPYFRLLPLPEKELLLNPNLNPQNEGY